From the Deltaproteobacteria bacterium genome, one window contains:
- a CDS encoding PEGA domain-containing protein: protein MDRLARWLVIAVCLCVGGRAVAQTVTPAYREAYDEGVEAYQLGELERARAALEKARSIQPELPGTYRWLAAVAKAQKRWEDCLAAAEEYLTRSKGGRYVDSVRKLHADCRDALGRPRFDGDLTRGGAIAVTSNVEGASVRINGLKYGATPLLPRPVAAGPSDVTVEAPGYLPKTVSVDIVEGIVKDVHVDLERDPNAARAGSPSRPRADEVRVGWVSFAVGVPGATVTVDGEPARADAKGRVARPPGVYAVEVRAAGFEPWRRRVRFVRGQERTVAVTLRRSAERARYRRRGFISLGVAAIATGAGVVFSFREQSAREEAQDIWDTETRRPPGVDTSFVPVRTRADLEDAVDRAQTWRAASLASYGVAAAALGVSVYFFVKERPAEREGYPLPMAVVPLLDGDGGLAGAAAAYTAEVDW from the coding sequence ATGGATCGCCTCGCGCGATGGCTCGTGATTGCGGTCTGCTTGTGTGTCGGGGGGCGCGCCGTGGCCCAGACCGTCACGCCGGCCTACCGCGAGGCGTACGATGAGGGGGTCGAGGCGTACCAACTCGGCGAACTCGAGAGAGCGCGCGCGGCGCTCGAGAAGGCGAGGTCGATCCAGCCCGAGCTGCCGGGCACGTACCGGTGGCTCGCGGCCGTCGCGAAGGCACAAAAGCGATGGGAGGACTGCCTCGCGGCCGCGGAGGAGTACCTCACGCGGAGCAAGGGCGGGCGCTACGTCGACTCGGTGCGCAAGCTCCACGCCGACTGCCGCGACGCGCTCGGCCGCCCGCGGTTCGACGGCGACCTGACGCGCGGCGGCGCAATCGCCGTGACGTCGAACGTCGAGGGAGCGAGCGTGCGCATCAACGGGCTCAAGTACGGTGCGACGCCGCTTTTGCCGCGCCCGGTCGCCGCGGGCCCGTCCGACGTGACGGTCGAAGCGCCGGGCTACCTGCCGAAGACCGTCTCGGTCGACATCGTAGAAGGAATCGTCAAGGACGTGCACGTCGACCTCGAGCGCGACCCGAACGCGGCGCGCGCGGGGTCGCCCAGCCGGCCGCGCGCCGACGAGGTTCGCGTCGGCTGGGTGTCGTTCGCCGTCGGCGTGCCGGGAGCGACCGTGACCGTCGACGGCGAGCCCGCTCGCGCCGACGCGAAGGGCCGCGTCGCGCGACCACCGGGGGTGTACGCCGTGGAGGTGCGCGCGGCCGGGTTCGAGCCGTGGCGCCGGCGCGTCCGGTTCGTTCGCGGGCAGGAACGGACGGTGGCCGTCACCCTGCGGCGGTCGGCCGAGCGGGCGCGCTATCGCCGCCGCGGCTTCATCAGCCTCGGCGTGGCCGCGATCGCCACCGGCGCCGGAGTGGTGTTCTCGTTTCGGGAACAGTCCGCGCGCGAGGAGGCGCAGGACATCTGGGACACCGAGACGCGGCGGCCGCCCGGCGTCGACACGTCGTTCGTCCCGGTGCGCACGCGGGCCGACCTCGAGGACGCGGTCGACCGGGCGCAGACCTGGCGAGCGGCATCGCTTGCGTCGTACGGGGTCGCGGCCGCCGCGCTCGGCGTGAGCGTCTACTTCTTCGTCAAGGAGCGGCCGGCCGAGCGGGAGGGCTATCCATTGCCGATGGCGGTCGTGCCGCTGTTGGACGGCGACGGCGGCCTCGCGGGTGCGGCCGCGGCCTACACCGCGGAGGTGGATTGGTGA